GGCTGTGCGTCCCTGGCCCCCAGGTGTCCTGCTTCCGGGAGGAGCGCGACGTGCTGGTCCGGGGCGACAAGCGCTGGATCACGGAGCTGCACTTTGCCTTCCAGGACCACGACTACCTGGTGAGCCCCCGGGACGGGCCCCGGAGCCCCCGCCCGGGCACCGTGGCACTGGGCCTGGCTCCCGGGGGAATCTGGGCCCCTGGGCCGCTCTCGGGGGCCCGAATACACCCGCCGTgggcccggggcggggcggggcggggcggggcgggcgctgAGGCCGCGCTCCCGCAGTACCTGGTGATGGAGTACTACGCGGGGGGCGACCTGCTGACGCTGCTGAGCCGCTTCGCGGACGGGGTGCCGCTGGAGCTGGCGCGGTTCTACCTGGCCGAGCTGGTGATGGCCATCGACTCCGTGCACCGCCTGGGCTACGTGCACAGGTACCGgggcggcggggggcggggggctgccgGGGGGGCGCTGACCCCGGCGCTGTCCTTGCACAGGGACATCAAGCCGGACAACGTGCTGCTGGACCGCTGCGGCCACCTGCGCCTCGGCGACTTCGGCTCCTGCCTCAAGCTGCGGGAGGACGGCACGGTGAGTGCCGCGCGCCCTGggggccccggcccggcccggcccggccccggcgctgaccccggccctgccctgccccgcccccaggTGAGCTCGGCGGTGGCCGTGGGGACCCCCGACTACCTGTCCCCCGAGATCCTGGCGGCCGTGGAGGCGGGGGCCGGGTCCTACGGGCCCGAGTGCGACTGGTGGGCGCTGGGCGTCTTCGCCTACGAGCTGTTCTACGGGCGCCCGCCCTTCTACGCCGACTCGGTGCTGGAGACCTACGGCAAGATCCTGCACTTCAAGGTGGGCGCGGGCGGGCCTGGCCCCTCGGatcgcctcgccccgccccgggcccgggctgacctccccccgcccccaggagCACCTGCGGTTCCCGGCGGGGCCGGCGGTGCCCGAGGCGGCGCGGGCGCTGATGCGGGGGCTGCTGTGCGGGCGCGAGGCCCGGCTGGGGCGCGGGGGGGCCCCCGACTTCCGCCCCCTCGGCCTCTTCGCCGGCCTGGACTGGGACGGGCTCCGCGGCAGCACCCCGCCCTTCGCGCCCGGCTGCGGCGCCGCCACCGACACCTCCAACTTCGACGTCCTGGACGAGCGCCTGACCCCTGCCGtgagcctgcccctgcccggggggcctggggggcaggaTGGCCCCGTGCCCCCGCACcgagctggggatgggggtgggacaGCCCGGCAGGGCCATAGCGGTGCCGTTGGCCAGGCTCGAGCGGCCATGTGCACGGGGCAGGGCTGCGGGTGgcaggcgggggaggggctgcgtGCCCGAGGGGGGGGTCTAGACGGGCGTGACCCCCCCCGCAGGAGACACTGTCGGACGTGCTGGAGGGGGCCCCGCTGGGCGTGCACCTGCCCTTCGTCGGCTACTCCTacacctgctctgccctgcagtaaGGACCGGGGGGGGGCCTGGCCCGGGCCTACCGGGGCGGGGGGCGATGCGGGTCtgtgcatgggggctggggccaggggctgaggccTTTCGCCCCCGTAGACAGGATGAGACCCCGGACCAGGCCCCGGACGCTGCCGAGGAGATGGAGTGTGACAGGGGGGCGCCCCCCCAGGGCCCGGCCCCCCCGGAGGAGCTGGTAcgtgggggaagggagatggggcGGGGGCTTGGGAGgcctgccccagggagggggctgtCGGGCAgaacccctgctcctgggggggACAAGGGTCTAATCCCCTCCTCGCCCCGTAGCCCGGCTGGTTCCCCTCGCTCTCGACCcacacccccccagcccccggtGCCCTCACGCCCGCCtccccccaggcctgccccccGCCCGACGCGCCCGCCCTGGACCTCGCCgccctcctggagctgcaggggtgcGAGGGGCTGGAGCCCCCCGgggccggcccggccctgcccagGTGAGGGGGGTCCCGGTCGGGGGTGTCGCTGCTCTGTGCCCCCgcggggggtgggaggctgccccaacccccccacccccctgatgCTCCCCGACCCCCCCGCAGCCGCCCGCAGGAGGCCGAGACCCGCAACCGCGAGCTGGAGGCCGGGCTGCGGCGCCTGGAGGCGGAGGCCGAGGTGGCGGGGCCGGCGCAGCCCGAGGAAGGCGAGTGCCCGGGGGCGGGGGACACGGGGCCGGGGCCCTCGGGCGGGACCCGCCGCGCTCGGCGCTGCACGTCGGGGGGGCAGGACCCAGGGGCCCCTTCCACGCCGCGGGGCATCGGCTGCCAGCACCACCGCCCCCGCCTGCTGCTCACACCGGGGCTGCGGGGCGGGAGTGCGGCGCACCGGCGGGGCACGGCTGGGCGGCTGCACCCACGGGGGGATGACGGGGTGGGGAATGGGCCCGTGCTGACCGCGGTGTCTccgccaggccgggccgggcccccccGGTGCCAGTACCCGCTGGTGGTGCCCCTGGCCCGGCACCTGCTGCTCTTTGCCCGGGTAGGTCCCGCTCCCCCGCGCTGCGCTGCCTGCTCCCGCCTCCGGGGGGGGTCTCTGCTCTGTGCCCCCTTAAcgccgccgggggggggggtctggggcaCCAGGCCCGACCTGGCACCTCGGGGGTGTGCCCTGCAGGGCCCCCATCCGGGGACACTGGTTGGATCTAAACCCTCTCCTTGCAGGTCCCTAGGCCATGCGTGGTGGAGGCCGGgtatctgctgctgtgcactgggggccgcagccctcccaccccacgcGCCCCAGAGCCCTCCTGAGCCCCTGGGGGGGCCGAGGcctgggttccccttccctgcaggggaaactgaggcacagagcaggggcaacTGCAACATGAGGCGaggggggaacccaggagtcctgaagcaccccccccccagcctacaGTGGGGGGATCCAGGCATTCAGCTCTGTGCCCCCATGACCGCGCAGCCAGGCGCGGAGGGGCCCCCCTGCCCTCGGGACGGACCCCCCATGGATGGATGGCAGTgtcagcacctgcctctgctcccccagaacTGCCCCCAACAGCAAGAGGGGCTGAGAGTGTAACATGGCGGGACAATAAAAACTGAACAATGGAGCTTGGCTGGAGCCtcgtttgtggggtggggggggcaggatggaGTGCGGGAGCCCAGACCCAGTTAGCCGCTGAGGGCTCATTtgcatatgggggggggggcagacagaaGGACCGGGGCAGCACCCGCCGTGCCTCAACCACCTTGTGCGCCCctgggctgcgggtcaggagtgaggggcattgccctgcctgctccaagcccccagcagggatccccccccggCAGC
This sequence is a window from Alligator mississippiensis isolate rAllMis1 chromosome 15, rAllMis1, whole genome shotgun sequence. Protein-coding genes within it:
- the DMPK gene encoding myotonin-protein kinase → MSAEVRLRRLAALARDRAALGLEALLDLLLCVTHELGASPLAREPYIADFLRWAEPLTTRIRELQLQRDDFEVLKVIGRGAFSEVAVVRMLRTSRIYAMKVMNKWDLLKRREVSCFREERDVLVRGDKRWITELHFAFQDHDYLYLVMEYYAGGDLLTLLSRFADGVPLELARFYLAELVMAIDSVHRLGYVHRDIKPDNVLLDRCGHLRLGDFGSCLKLREDGTVSSAVAVGTPDYLSPEILAAVEAGAGSYGPECDWWALGVFAYELFYGRPPFYADSVLETYGKILHFKEHLRFPAGPAVPEAARALMRGLLCGREARLGRGGAPDFRPLGLFAGLDWDGLRGSTPPFAPGCGAATDTSNFDVLDERLTPAETLSDVLEGAPLGVHLPFVGYSYTCSALQQDETPDQAPDAAEEMECDRGAPPQGPAPPEELACPPPDAPALDLAALLELQGCEGLEPPGAGPALPSRPQEAETRNRELEAGLRRLEAEAEVAGPAQPEEGECPGAGDTGPGPSGGTRRARRCTSGGQDPGAPSTPRGIGCQHHRPRLLLTPGLRGGSAAHRRGTAGRLHPRGDD